From a region of the Sander lucioperca isolate FBNREF2018 chromosome 8, SLUC_FBN_1.2, whole genome shotgun sequence genome:
- the itgb2 gene encoding integrin beta-2 isoform X2 has product MALCLWFLLLLLMAGNGLCKEEQVCSKSVIHSCDDCIKSGPYCAWCQQLNFTKPGEQEAVRCDTQAKLTTRGCNREDIISPENNQRVVRNDPLSSSFNLQEPVQLSPQQIRLTLRPGLPTTFTVSFKRVEGYPVDLYYLMDLSYSMKDDLEFVKNLGQDLFAALNKITKYAQIGFGAFVDKTVLPYTNTNKEKLLKPCDEDYQHCQAAFGYRHVLSLTTSTEEFKNKVREQFISGNLDSPEGSLDAMMQAAVCGDKIGWRNSSTRLIVLTTDAGFHMAGDGKLAGILEPNDEQCHMENNIYIKSSDMDYPSVGQLAVQLEKNHIQPIFAVTKNVELVFKQLSQMIPKSEVGVLSSDSNNVVELIRNAYNRLSSKVTITHDNLPDNVRVVYTPKCAHPIREGDNKGVCDDVQVGKEISFDVTVTADSCIKDKSFTIRPLGIKDTLTVTLSTNCECSCNDPDVISHPHCNNTGKVTCGICSCREGSIGQFCECAIGTKDVSSLRASCQRENGIECEGQGECVCGRCQCHTTETGSSYHGEFCQCDDDHCEKFDNQLCGGKGKCNCGECECFEGYEGSACQCKKSEEACSTFNNSVCFGRGKCKCNRCECNTGYQQPRCQICIGCTDPCLTKLNCIECLGFDSGPLKKNCSVACSGTIYHEMVDQFTIEKKKCHQKDTEGCWIKFNLEQLVGEDNYRAEILKIRECPEPPSVAAIIGGSIAAVALIGILLLMLIKLLLYMKDLKEFRKFENEKKKAKWAKADNPLFFKATTTVENPLFSGE; this is encoded by the exons ATGGCTCTGTGTTTGTGGTTCCTTCTGCTCCTGCTGATGGCTGGAAATG GGTTGTGTAAAGAAGAGCAAGTTTGCTCGAAGTCGGTGATCCACTCGTGTGATGACTGTATCAAATCTGGACCGTACTGTGCCTGGTGCCAACAGCTG AATTTCACCAAACCGGGTGAGCAGGAAGCAGTACGCTGTGACACCCAAGCAAAGTTGACAACGAGAGGCTGCAACAGGGAGGATATCATCTCCCCAGAGAACAATCAAAGAGTTGTCAGGAACGATCCTCTGTCGTCGTCCTTTAACCTACAGGAGCCTGTCCAGCTGAGTCCACAGCAGATCCGTCTGACACTGCGACCCG GGCTTCCCACCACATTCACGGTTTCTTTTAAAAGAGTCGAGGGTTATCCAGTTGATCTCTACTACCTGATGGACCTGTCTTACTCCATGAAAGATGACTTGGAATTTGTCAAAAACCTTGGACAAGATCTTTTTGCAGCTCTAAATAAAATCACTAAATATGCTCAAATAG GGTTTGGTGCCTTTGTTGACAAGACAGTACTTCCTTACACCAACACCAACAAGGAGAAACTGCTGAAGCCGTGTGATGAAGATTACCAGCACTGCCAGGCGGCCTTCGGCTACAGACATGTGCTTAGTTTGACGACAAGCACAGAGGAGTTTAAAAACAAAGTGAGAGAGCAGTTCATTTCTGGGAACTTGGACTCTCCAGAAGGGAGCCTGGATGCCATGATGCAGGCAGCCGTGTGCGGG GACAAAATAGGTTGGAGGAACAGCAGCACCCGGCTGATTGTGCTCACCACTGACGCTGGATTCCATATGGCTGGGGATGGAAAGTTAGCTGGCATACTGGAACCCAATGATGAACAGTGTCATATGGAGAACAACATTTACATCAAGAGCAGTGACATG GACTACCCTTCTGTCGGACAACTAGCTGTGCAGTTGGAAAAAAACCATATTCAACCGATATTTgcagtgacaaaaaatgtggaGCTGGTGTTCAAG CAACTCTCGCAAATGATTCCCAAATCCGAGGTGGGAGTTCTGTCATCAGACTCTAATAATGTGGTTGAATTGATTAGGAACGCCTACAAT AGGTTGTCCTCCAAAGTAACTATAACCCATGACAACCTGCCTGACAACGTGAGAGTGGTCTACACCCCTAAATGTGCCCATCCAATACGAGAAGGGGACAACAAAGGGGTTTGTGACGATGTACAAGTGGGAAAGGAG ATTTCATTTGACGTCACAGTGACAGCTGACTCATGTATAAAGGACAAGTCTTTCACAATTAGACCACTGGGCATCAAAGACACATTGACAGTGACCTTATCTACAAATTGTGAGTGTAGTTGTAATGACCCAGACGTCATCAGCCACCCACACTGCAATAACACGGGAAAAGTCACTTGTGGTATTTGCAG CTGCCGTGAAGGCTCCATTGGTCAGTTCTGCGAGTGCGCCATTGGCACTAAGGATGTGAGCAGCCTGCGAGCGTCCTGCCAGAGGGAGAATGGCATCGAGTGTGAGGGTCagggcgagtgtgtgtgtggcaggtgCCAGTGCCACACCACCGAGACTGGAAGCAGTTACCATGGAGAGTTCTGCCAGTGTGATGATGATCACTGTGAGAAGTTTGACAATCAATTGTGTGGAG GAAAGGGGAAGTGCAACTGTGGGGAATGTGAGTGCTTCGAAGGCTACGAGGGCTCGGCCTGCCAGTGTAAGAAGTCAGAGGAGGCCTGCAGCACCTTCAACAACTCCGTGTGCTTCGGCAGAGGCAAATGCAAGTGTAACCGCTGCGAGTGTAATACGGGGTACCAGCAACCCCGCTGCCAGATCTGCATTGGCTGCACCGACCCCTGCCTGACCAAACT GAACTGCATTGAATGCCTTGGCTTTGACTCAggtccattaaaaaaaaactgcagtgtGGCGTGCAGCGGTACCATTTATCATGAGATGGTGGATCAGTTTACCATTGAAAAAAAGAAGTGCCATCAGAAGGACACAGAGGGCTGCTGGATCAAATTCAACCTGGAGCAGTTGGTGGGAGAGGATAACTACAGGGCTGAGATCCTGAAAATAAGAG AGTGTCCGGAGCCCCCCAGCGTCGCAGCCATCATCGGAGGCTCCATTGCCGCAGTGGCTCTGATCGGCATCCTGCTGCTCATGCTCATCAAGCTGCTGCTCTACATGAAGGACCTGAAGGAGTTCAGGAAGTTCGAgaatgaaaagaagaaagccAAGTGGGCAAAG GCCGACAACCCGCTGTTCTTCAAAGCCACCACCACTGTGGAAAACCCCCTCTTCAGTGGAGAATGA
- the itgb2 gene encoding integrin beta-2 isoform X1: protein MAVSSADLTKEMALCLWFLLLLLMAGNGLCKEEQVCSKSVIHSCDDCIKSGPYCAWCQQLNFTKPGEQEAVRCDTQAKLTTRGCNREDIISPENNQRVVRNDPLSSSFNLQEPVQLSPQQIRLTLRPGLPTTFTVSFKRVEGYPVDLYYLMDLSYSMKDDLEFVKNLGQDLFAALNKITKYAQIGFGAFVDKTVLPYTNTNKEKLLKPCDEDYQHCQAAFGYRHVLSLTTSTEEFKNKVREQFISGNLDSPEGSLDAMMQAAVCGDKIGWRNSSTRLIVLTTDAGFHMAGDGKLAGILEPNDEQCHMENNIYIKSSDMDYPSVGQLAVQLEKNHIQPIFAVTKNVELVFKQLSQMIPKSEVGVLSSDSNNVVELIRNAYNRLSSKVTITHDNLPDNVRVVYTPKCAHPIREGDNKGVCDDVQVGKEISFDVTVTADSCIKDKSFTIRPLGIKDTLTVTLSTNCECSCNDPDVISHPHCNNTGKVTCGICSCREGSIGQFCECAIGTKDVSSLRASCQRENGIECEGQGECVCGRCQCHTTETGSSYHGEFCQCDDDHCEKFDNQLCGGKGKCNCGECECFEGYEGSACQCKKSEEACSTFNNSVCFGRGKCKCNRCECNTGYQQPRCQICIGCTDPCLTKLNCIECLGFDSGPLKKNCSVACSGTIYHEMVDQFTIEKKKCHQKDTEGCWIKFNLEQLVGEDNYRAEILKIRECPEPPSVAAIIGGSIAAVALIGILLLMLIKLLLYMKDLKEFRKFENEKKKAKWAKADNPLFFKATTTVENPLFSGE from the exons ATGGCTGTATCATCTGCAGACTTAACAAAG GAAATGGCTCTGTGTTTGTGGTTCCTTCTGCTCCTGCTGATGGCTGGAAATG GGTTGTGTAAAGAAGAGCAAGTTTGCTCGAAGTCGGTGATCCACTCGTGTGATGACTGTATCAAATCTGGACCGTACTGTGCCTGGTGCCAACAGCTG AATTTCACCAAACCGGGTGAGCAGGAAGCAGTACGCTGTGACACCCAAGCAAAGTTGACAACGAGAGGCTGCAACAGGGAGGATATCATCTCCCCAGAGAACAATCAAAGAGTTGTCAGGAACGATCCTCTGTCGTCGTCCTTTAACCTACAGGAGCCTGTCCAGCTGAGTCCACAGCAGATCCGTCTGACACTGCGACCCG GGCTTCCCACCACATTCACGGTTTCTTTTAAAAGAGTCGAGGGTTATCCAGTTGATCTCTACTACCTGATGGACCTGTCTTACTCCATGAAAGATGACTTGGAATTTGTCAAAAACCTTGGACAAGATCTTTTTGCAGCTCTAAATAAAATCACTAAATATGCTCAAATAG GGTTTGGTGCCTTTGTTGACAAGACAGTACTTCCTTACACCAACACCAACAAGGAGAAACTGCTGAAGCCGTGTGATGAAGATTACCAGCACTGCCAGGCGGCCTTCGGCTACAGACATGTGCTTAGTTTGACGACAAGCACAGAGGAGTTTAAAAACAAAGTGAGAGAGCAGTTCATTTCTGGGAACTTGGACTCTCCAGAAGGGAGCCTGGATGCCATGATGCAGGCAGCCGTGTGCGGG GACAAAATAGGTTGGAGGAACAGCAGCACCCGGCTGATTGTGCTCACCACTGACGCTGGATTCCATATGGCTGGGGATGGAAAGTTAGCTGGCATACTGGAACCCAATGATGAACAGTGTCATATGGAGAACAACATTTACATCAAGAGCAGTGACATG GACTACCCTTCTGTCGGACAACTAGCTGTGCAGTTGGAAAAAAACCATATTCAACCGATATTTgcagtgacaaaaaatgtggaGCTGGTGTTCAAG CAACTCTCGCAAATGATTCCCAAATCCGAGGTGGGAGTTCTGTCATCAGACTCTAATAATGTGGTTGAATTGATTAGGAACGCCTACAAT AGGTTGTCCTCCAAAGTAACTATAACCCATGACAACCTGCCTGACAACGTGAGAGTGGTCTACACCCCTAAATGTGCCCATCCAATACGAGAAGGGGACAACAAAGGGGTTTGTGACGATGTACAAGTGGGAAAGGAG ATTTCATTTGACGTCACAGTGACAGCTGACTCATGTATAAAGGACAAGTCTTTCACAATTAGACCACTGGGCATCAAAGACACATTGACAGTGACCTTATCTACAAATTGTGAGTGTAGTTGTAATGACCCAGACGTCATCAGCCACCCACACTGCAATAACACGGGAAAAGTCACTTGTGGTATTTGCAG CTGCCGTGAAGGCTCCATTGGTCAGTTCTGCGAGTGCGCCATTGGCACTAAGGATGTGAGCAGCCTGCGAGCGTCCTGCCAGAGGGAGAATGGCATCGAGTGTGAGGGTCagggcgagtgtgtgtgtggcaggtgCCAGTGCCACACCACCGAGACTGGAAGCAGTTACCATGGAGAGTTCTGCCAGTGTGATGATGATCACTGTGAGAAGTTTGACAATCAATTGTGTGGAG GAAAGGGGAAGTGCAACTGTGGGGAATGTGAGTGCTTCGAAGGCTACGAGGGCTCGGCCTGCCAGTGTAAGAAGTCAGAGGAGGCCTGCAGCACCTTCAACAACTCCGTGTGCTTCGGCAGAGGCAAATGCAAGTGTAACCGCTGCGAGTGTAATACGGGGTACCAGCAACCCCGCTGCCAGATCTGCATTGGCTGCACCGACCCCTGCCTGACCAAACT GAACTGCATTGAATGCCTTGGCTTTGACTCAggtccattaaaaaaaaactgcagtgtGGCGTGCAGCGGTACCATTTATCATGAGATGGTGGATCAGTTTACCATTGAAAAAAAGAAGTGCCATCAGAAGGACACAGAGGGCTGCTGGATCAAATTCAACCTGGAGCAGTTGGTGGGAGAGGATAACTACAGGGCTGAGATCCTGAAAATAAGAG AGTGTCCGGAGCCCCCCAGCGTCGCAGCCATCATCGGAGGCTCCATTGCCGCAGTGGCTCTGATCGGCATCCTGCTGCTCATGCTCATCAAGCTGCTGCTCTACATGAAGGACCTGAAGGAGTTCAGGAAGTTCGAgaatgaaaagaagaaagccAAGTGGGCAAAG GCCGACAACCCGCTGTTCTTCAAAGCCACCACCACTGTGGAAAACCCCCTCTTCAGTGGAGAATGA